The following DNA comes from Desulfobaculum xiamenense.
ATCGTTACGTGGCCTTCGGCGAGATCAACTTTTCGGACGTGCGCCTTACGGAGGAAGCCGTGCTGGCTTCCGCGGCGACGGCGGGTCTCGTGACCGTGGCGGAACCCGACTGCTCCGGAACCCTCAAGGATGCCGTGGAGCGTCTGGAGCGGATCATGATCGTGAAGGCGCTCGAAACATGCCGCTGGCGGCGTAACGAGGCCGCAGACATACTCGGTCTCAACATCAGGACCATGCAGCGTAAGATTCGGCGTTACGGCATCTGATCCATTGTCCATTATACATGAAAGCCCCCGCAGGCAGTGCCTGCGGGGGCTTTTTGTCTGTGCGGCAGAGTGCGCGGTCAGCGGATATGGCAGAAATCCGAAGCGGCAACTCCGTGCGCTGGCGACGCTATGCGTGCATCGGCGCGGGGCTGTCCATGTGCGGACGGGCACCCACGAGGAGAGCTGCGCGGTCGGCGGCGCTTCGGCCCTTGGGGCTGTTCAGAAAGCCCTGCCGGAGCGTGTCGAGCAGTTGGGGGGTGTTGCAGGGCATGGAAAGAAAGCCGTCGGCACCCTTCAGATTGCGTAGCATGGCGAACTTGTTTTCGCCTGCCAGAACGACCACCGCGGTTCTCGGGGCGCGTTCCTTCAGATTGGAGAGGGAGCTGCGGGTGCACAGGTTGGGCGTGTCGGAATCGATGACGACCGCGTCGACATACTCGGGCATCTTGTCGAGCGCCTCGGTGCAGCTGGAGGCGGTGAGCACGTAACAGCCCGCCTGACGGAGCCGATTGGACGCCTTGCGGGTGGAGTAGGGGTCTTCGATTACGAGTACGGAAAACATGTTGCGCATGGGATTACCTCATTGGAAAATTTTTTGTGAAAAATTTAACGCGGCGTTGGTCGCTGTATATATCGTCCCAAAACGGCTTTGCGTTCAAAATGGACTGTCTTCCGTATGACACAAATGCCGTTCGCAATGCTTTTTGTATGCAATGCTTATGTATTTTTTGTGTTCTGCATTGCAAGATCGTCTTGTAAAAGATCGTTTCGTCAAGCAAAAATGATCATGTAAGAGTGTATT
Coding sequences within:
- a CDS encoding response regulator, with product MRNMFSVLVIEDPYSTRKASNRLRQAGCYVLTASSCTEALDKMPEYVDAVVIDSDTPNLCTRSSLSNLKERAPRTAVVVLAGENKFAMLRNLKGADGFLSMPCNTPQLLDTLRQGFLNSPKGRSAADRAALLVGARPHMDSPAPMHA